A section of the Ochotona princeps isolate mOchPri1 chromosome 19, mOchPri1.hap1, whole genome shotgun sequence genome encodes:
- the IGIP gene encoding IgA-inducing protein homolog — MQFKSKFEHSVLNMFSYSHMKKRSVSACNINISAVMFSHLSAGNAPCGNQANVLCISRLEFVQYQS, encoded by the coding sequence ATgcaatttaaaagtaaatttgagCATTCTGTATTAAATATGTTCAGTTATTCTCACATGAAGAAGCGCAGTGTGTCGGCCTGTAATATAAACATATCTGCTGTCATGTTCTCCCATCTCAGTGCTGGGAACGCACCATGTGGAAACCAAGCAAACGTGTTGTGCATCAGCCGGCTTGAGTTTGTTCAATATCAAAGCTGA